The sequence AGGAGACCCTGCTGTTCAACACCACGGTCCGGGATAATATTCTTTACGGTGACTCAAATGCCTCTGATAAGCAGCTGATCGCAGCAGCAGAAGCGGCCCATGCATGGGAGTTTATTCAGGAGCTGCCCGAAGGTATGGATACTATTATCGGCGAACTGGGAGCTCAGCTCTCCGGCGGGCAGCGCCAGCGCCTAGCCATCGCCCGCGCCCTGCTTAAGAATCCGCCCATCCTTATCCTGGATGAAGCCACCTCGGCCCTGGATTCCGAATCAGAAAAGCAGGTCCAGAAAGCTATTGATGCCCTGGTAAAGGATCGAACGGTCATCGTGATCGCCCACCGCCTCTCTACCATCCAGAACGCCGACCGGATACTTGTGCTTGACGCAGGCCGGCTAATCGAATCAGGTACTCACGAGGAACTGCTCGTGCAAGGAGGCCGTTATCATCAATTATACCAGACCCAATTCAGCAGCTAGCGAATGAGTCCCTGTGGAAACGCCCACCTGCAGCAACACACGCGCGCACGCAACCTGATAAGATGGCTGGCAATTCCAGACTGACCGGTAAAAACCTTACCGTTGCGCTTAAGATGCTCAAGGAAATCACGACTATCCTGGAGAAGAAGAATATCTGGTATTGTCTGGATGGCGGAACCTTGCTGGGCATTGTGAGAGAGAACCGACTGCTTCCCTGGGACAATGATCTGGATACGTTCGTGACTAAGGATGAGTATAAAAAAGTCGCGTCGCTCACCTGGAAATTCCGATTGCGCGGCTACTGGGTTGCTGTCAGGAGACATAAGCAGGATATGCCACCATTTAGAAAGGGTGATCCGAGGGCTGTAAAAATCAGGAACAGAAGGTATCGATTATTCGCCGGGCCTGTCTGTCTGGACATCTTCATTAAATACCGCGAAGGGGATAACTACTGCTGGAGGGAAGGCGGTAGAGAAAAGAACGTCAAGAAATCCGTCCCGGCTCATTTCTTCAGCAAGGTAGTCCAGAGGGAGTTCGACGGCAAAAAATATTGGATTCCGGCAGCCTACGATGAGTACCTGACTTATCGCTATAAAAATTGGCGAAAACCTGTCAAGAAATGGAACAATCTGGAAGATGATCATGCGATCATCAAAGATGCGGTCTTTGCACCATAGCCATTGCTTCACATTACCTATATTTATATCATCTACGAAGCAGTCATCCTACCAGTCAGGAGCCTGGCACGAGATCGCTGACCTGGTAGGCTAGTCCGCAACAGTGAGTGGGAGAGTGCCAGGACCGGCCCCCAGATTAGTAAAATGAAGGTTTTGTTCTACGTCCATCACCTGTATTACCTGCCCCAGCTCCTGCCGGTGGCGGAAGTGCTGGCTCGGCGTCATGCGGTGAGCTTCGGCTATTCACCCAAGGTAACCCGTCAGGAGGAGGCAATTCTCACCAAGGCAATCGCCGACAGGGATTGGACCCTCTACTCCCCTCGCGTTGCCCAAGCTAGAGCCAGGGAGGCCGATGTCCTCATCCTCGGGATTTCAGACGGGGTGGAAGACCTGGCCGGCCCGTCAACGCTGGTGGTGCTCCTGTTCCACAGCATCGGCCTGAAGCGGATCTACTATACCGACACCCACCCGCGCATTGATATCAGATTTATCGAGAGTGCTTATCACCGGCAGAGGTGCCTGGAGGTCGCGCCCGAGGTGGAGACCCACGCCGTAGGCTATGCCAAATTGGACCCGTTATTCGGAGAACAGCCGCCGCTTGATCATAGCCTGCCCACCGGAACCGGCCCCAGGATTCTCTACGCACCTACCTTCTACCCCGGTTCCCTGGAGCTGCTGGGCCACCTCATCCCAACCTGGCCCTGGGAGTGGCAGATCGTTATCAAGCCGCATCAGTTCACCTTTACCAATCCTTTCTACCGTTATCAGCGGGCCTTGCTGGAGGATCTGGCCCGGCGGTGCCCCAATGTGACGCTCCTGCCCCTGGAATTCTATAACATCCTACCCGCCTTCCGCTGGGCCGACGTGCTGGTCTCCGAAATCTCGTCCACCATCATCGAGTTCACTGTTATGGACAAGCCGATAGTGGTATGTGACCAGCTCCACCTCAGGCTCCACCACCGATGGCGGGGTAGCCGGTACTTACAGCACCGTATAGATACCGAGCTCCTGGGCCGGCTGGATTTCGCCCACCACGTCCCGACCGCCGGCCAGGTAGCCGATCAGGTGAGCTATGCCCTGCAGCATCCCGATGAGCTGTCGGACAGGCGGCATGCTGGCCGGGATCTGCTGGTGGGGCCGTGTGACGGCCGGGCGTCCCGGCGCATCAGGGAGATCATCGAAAAGGCGGCCGCATGAGCCTGGCATCCCGTCGCTATCTCCTCTTTGCCTCAAAGCCCTATTCTTTTGCCATTCTCGAACCGCTGCAGCGGTTTATCCAGAGCCAATCGGACGGGCAGGTAAAGTGGTTCCTGGCCAGCACTGCCCGCGACTACGCGGCACCGGGGGAAACCCTCTCCACAACCCGGGAGGTGATAGCCTTTGACCCGGAAGCCATCGTGGTACCTGGCAATGTGGTACCCCCCTTCTGGCCCGGGCTGAAGGTGCAGATTTTTCACGGCCTGGACGATGAGGTGCAGGGCTTCTACCGCATCAACGGCCTATTTGACCTTTATTGCACCCCCGGCCCCACCACCACCCAGCGGTTTCAAAAACTCGCGCATCAGCACCGCTATTTCCTGGTAATCGAAACCGGCTGGCCCAAGCTGGACCCCCTGGCGTATCCTCAAAACCCCCAGCTCATGCGGCGAGAATTAGGTGTGGATCCACAGCGACCGGTGCTGCTGTACGCGCCCACCTTCCCACCCAAATATACCTCCGCCCCGGACTTACTGCCGGCCATTAAGCAATTGACTGGAGGACCTTATCACTGGCTGATTAAATTCCATCCCCTCCTGGACCAGGAGATCAAGGAGCAATATAGGGAGCTTTGCGGCGAATTTTGCCAGGTGGTAGCGGACCTGAACATCCTGCCCTGTATGCAGGCCGCTGATATCCTCATTACCGACACTTCTTCTGTGGCCTACGAATTCCTGCTCCTAGACCGCCCCATCATCACCTACCGGGCCATTGCCCGTCAGGATAAGGGCATCGATATCACCCGGCCCGCGGAATTAGCGGGGGCTATTCGCCGCTCCCTGGAGCAACCGGGTGAATTGGCCCCCATCCGCCGCGACTACCGCG comes from Candidatus Neomarinimicrobiota bacterium and encodes:
- a CDS encoding ATP-binding cassette domain-containing protein; this encodes ETLLFNTTVRDNILYGDSNASDKQLIAAAEAAHAWEFIQELPEGMDTIIGELGAQLSGGQRQRLAIARALLKNPPILILDEATSALDSESEKQVQKAIDALVKDRTVIVIAHRLSTIQNADRILVLDAGRLIESGTHEELLVQGGRYHQLYQTQFSS
- a CDS encoding LicD family protein, encoding MAGNSRLTGKNLTVALKMLKEITTILEKKNIWYCLDGGTLLGIVRENRLLPWDNDLDTFVTKDEYKKVASLTWKFRLRGYWVAVRRHKQDMPPFRKGDPRAVKIRNRRYRLFAGPVCLDIFIKYREGDNYCWREGGREKNVKKSVPAHFFSKVVQREFDGKKYWIPAAYDEYLTYRYKNWRKPVKKWNNLEDDHAIIKDAVFAP
- a CDS encoding CDP-glycerol glycerophosphotransferase family protein, whose amino-acid sequence is MKVLFYVHHLYYLPQLLPVAEVLARRHAVSFGYSPKVTRQEEAILTKAIADRDWTLYSPRVAQARAREADVLILGISDGVEDLAGPSTLVVLLFHSIGLKRIYYTDTHPRIDIRFIESAYHRQRCLEVAPEVETHAVGYAKLDPLFGEQPPLDHSLPTGTGPRILYAPTFYPGSLELLGHLIPTWPWEWQIVIKPHQFTFTNPFYRYQRALLEDLARRCPNVTLLPLEFYNILPAFRWADVLVSEISSTIIEFTVMDKPIVVCDQLHLRLHHRWRGSRYLQHRIDTELLGRLDFAHHVPTAGQVADQVSYALQHPDELSDRRHAGRDLLVGPCDGRASRRIREIIEKAAA
- a CDS encoding CDP-glycerol glycerophosphotransferase family protein, producing the protein MSLASRRYLLFASKPYSFAILEPLQRFIQSQSDGQVKWFLASTARDYAAPGETLSTTREVIAFDPEAIVVPGNVVPPFWPGLKVQIFHGLDDEVQGFYRINGLFDLYCTPGPTTTQRFQKLAHQHRYFLVIETGWPKLDPLAYPQNPQLMRRELGVDPQRPVLLYAPTFPPKYTSAPDLLPAIKQLTGGPYHWLIKFHPLLDQEIKEQYRELCGEFCQVVADLNILPCMQAADILITDTSSVAYEFLLLDRPIITYRAIARQDKGIDITRPAELAGAIRRSLEQPGELAPIRRDYRDQLHPYTDGESSHRVIEAIEKVLQTGLHRQLRRKPLNLVRRLKIRRMVTL